In Chitinibacter sp. FCG-7, the genomic stretch CCGTGAATGCGGCCGATCTTGATATGTCCAATGTGGTACTGGGGGATAGTATTGCCCACAGTGGCGCATGCATGACGGTGATCGAGCTGATACCCCCTAATCGTTACAAAATTGATGTTTCTGATGAGTCACTGCGCTGCACCGTGGGTTTGAGCGAGGCGGGCGGCAAGGTGAATCTGGAAAAAGCCCTGCGGCTGGGCGATATGCTCGGTGGCCATATGGTATCCGGTCACGTTGACGGCGTGGGCAAGGTGATCAGTTTTGAGCCGGTTGGCGAAAATCGCGAGCTGGTGATCTGCGCGCCCAAAAATCTGGCCAAATACCTGGCCGCCAAAGGCTCGGTGGTCGTGAATGGCGTTTCGCTAACGACCAATACCGTGCGCGACACGGCGGATGGTTGCGTGTTTTCAATCAATCTGATTCCGCACACGCTGACCGTCACCACGTTGGGGCAATTAATCGCCGGTGCGAGCGTCAATCTGGAGATAGACCTGATTGCGCGCTACGTTGAGCGCATGGTTTCATCGGGCACCGTTCAAATAGGAGTGACCTCAGCATGAGCCAGATTTCCCCCGTACATGAAATTGTTGCCGAACTCAAAGCCGGGCGCATGGTTGTGCTGGTTGACGAGGAAGACCGTGAAAACGAAGGCGATCTGGTACTGGCGGCTGACTTTGTTACGCCCGAAGCGATTAACTTTATGGCCAAATTTGGCCGTGGCCTGATTTGCCTGACCCTTACCCCCGAGCGCTGCAAAACGCTAAATCTGTCGACGATGGTCTCGAGCAATGGCTCATCATTTGGCACCAATTTCACCGCATCGATTGAAGCGGCCGAAGGCGTCAGCACCGGGATTTCGGCGCATGATCGAGCACTCACGATCCGCAAAGCCGTGGCTTTTGACGCCAAGGCCAGCGATGTTGTGTCGCCTGGTCATATTTTCCCGGTGATGGCGCAGCCCGGTGGCGTGCTGGTGCGTGCGGGACATACGGAGGCCGGTTGTGATCTGGCGATGATGGCTGGCTTGACACCTGCGTCGGTGATTTGCGAAATCATGAACGACGACGGCACGATGGCGCGCCTGCCTGAATTGCTGGTTTTTGCCCAGGAACACAATCTGAAAATCGGTACGATTGCCGATTTGATTAATTACCGTAGCCGCACCGAAACGCTGATCGAATGCGTCGGCCGCCGCCCGGTACGCACTTTTGCTGGCGAGTTCGAGCTGGCGGTTTATCGCGACAAACTCACCTCGGCAACGCATCTGGCTCTGGTTAAAGGCCAGCCCTGTGCCGATGAAGACACGCTGGTTCGCGTGCACGAGCCGCTGTCGGTGATCGACTGGCTTGATCTGGATGCGCGTAGCCATTCATGGAGTATCGAGTCGGCGCTGCAAGCGATTGAACAAGCGGGCAAGGGCGTGATGGTGCTCTTGCATCGCGCTGAAGATGGTAGCGATCTGCTAGCACGTGCTCTGCCTGAGCTCAAACTAAATAAACCGCAGAAATGGGATATGCGTACCTACGGTATTGGCGCGCAGATGCTGAAAGATCTGGGTGTTGGACGCATGCGCCTGATGTCGCCCGAGCGCAAGATCCCGAGCATGACTGGCTTTGGTCTGGAAATCACTGGCTTTTATCAGACTGAATAAGCAGCTTTAAAGACTAATTTGAGCTTACTGCCGCTGGCGGTGAGCGAATAGAACGAATATTGAAAAGGATAAAAAATGAGCGTGGAAGGCATTGCATTGATTAAACCTGATTTGTCTGGCACCGGCCTGCGCATTGGCGTGGTGATGAGCCGTTTTAATACGCCAATTTGCGAAGGCTTGCGCGACAATTGTTTGGACGAGCTGATCAAGCTGGGCGTTGCGCCGCAAGATATTTTGCTCAGTAGTGTTGCTGGTGCGCTGGAAATCCCGCTTGTGCTTCAAACCATGGCGGCCAGCGAGCGTTTTGACGCGCTGATCGCGCTGGGCGCGATTATTCGCGGCGAAACTTATCATTTTGAACTGGTGGCCAACGAGTCCGGCGCAGGCGTAACCCGGGTGACGCTCGATTTTGGCTTGCCGATTGCCAATTGCATTTTGACCACTGAAACGGACGAGCAAGCAGAAGTCCGTGTTATCGAAAAAGCGCGCGAAGCCGCGCGTGTTGCGGTAGAAACCGCTAATTTAGTAAAGGCATTACAAGCATGACCGAAGAACAGAAAACACCGCCCGCAAAAAAACCGCCAATGAAGTCCGCCCGCCGCCGTGCGCGCGAATTTGCGGTGCAGGGGGTGTATCAATACCTGATGAGCCACGACACGGTAAATAATATTGACCTCTATCTGCGTGGCAGCAGCACTTATTTCACCAAGGCCGACGCCAATCTCTACCGCGCCATTCTGTTTGGCGTGATCAAGGATGCGGCCAAACTGACGAGTGCACTTGAGCCGCACGTTGATCGCCCGCTGGAAGAAGTCAGCACCGTTGAGCTGGCTGTGCTCTACACCGGCGCCTTCGAAATTATGTCGATGCCCGAAACGCCGTATCCGGTGATTATCAATGAAGCGATCGAGCTGACCAAAACCTACGGCGGCAGTGATGGTCACCGTTTCGTCAATGGCGTACTCGATAAGCTGGCTGAGCTGGTGCGTAGCACCGAATTTGCCGCCATTCGCGCCAAACGTCAGGGTTGATTGGCAGCTCGGAAGTCATTGACCAAAAGTTTTCGTGCAAGGCATCGAGCCGAAGACAGTACACAGGTACGGCTAGGCGAGATAACGATGCGCGGAAACTTTTGTCTTAATACTTATGAATGAATTCGATCTGATTGCCCGGTATTTCACCCGCCCAACGCTGCCTTTGCAGCACGCCGATTTGGGCGTGGGCGACGATGCCGCGCTGATGAGCGTGAGTGCAGGTCATCAACTGGCGGTGTCGGCCGATATGCTGGTCGCTGGCCGGCATTTTTTTGCCGACGCCGACCCGGAGCGGCTAGGGCATAAATGCCTGGCGGTGAATCTCTCTGATCTGGCTGCGATGGGCGCACGCCCAACGTGGTTTACGCTGTCGCTGGCGTTGCCGCAGATCAATCCCGACTGGCTGGCAGCTTTCAGCCGTGGTTTGTTTGCGCTGGCTGACGAGCATCAGATCGAGCTGGTCGGTGGCGATACCACACGGGGGCCGCTCACGATTGCGATTCAGGTGGCTGGCGAAGTGCCGCAGGGGCGTGCCATGCTTCGTAGCGGCGCACAAGTGGGTGATGACATCTGGGTGACAGGCCCCCTAGGCGGCGCAGCGGCAGCGGTGATGCACCGAACCGGGCGCGCCCAGTTGCCCGTCGATATTGCCCGGCAGTGCGATTTGCGGCTTGATTTGCCGCAGCCGCGAGTGGCATTTGGGCGAGCCATTGCCGCGTATGCGCATGCTGCGCTGGATATTTCGGACGGTTTGGCCGGTGATTTGCGGCATATTTGCCAACGCTCACAGTGCCGCGCACAAATCCGGATTGATGATGTACCTGCTGCGCCGCAGCTCAGTCACTTGCCCGCCGCGCTGGCGCTGGAAGCCAAGCTGGCGGGGGGCGACGATTACGAATTGTGCTTTACTGCGCCGCAATCGGCACGCCAGCAGATCGCCGCCATTGCGACCCACTGCGGGCTTAGCGCCAGCCGCATCGGCAGCATTTTGCCCGCCTCAGCGCAAACCGAGCCGCTGCAGTTTCTAGACTCGAATGATCAGCCATTAGCGCTGTCTTTCGGCGGATTTGACCATTTTAAAACGACATAAACGCAATGCCGATTTCTGCCAGCAGCGACAAAAAACAGCCCCCTCAGCTTAAGCCCGATCTGGGTTTTGTTTTTTCCCATCCGGCGCACTGGCTGGCTTTTGGTTTTGGTAGTGGCCTGGCTTCAAAAGCCCCCGGCACCTGGGGAACGCTGGTGGCCTTGCCCATCATGGCCGCTTTGCAATGGCTGCTACCCAATCCGGTGATTTTCGCTTTTTGCATCCCGCTGTTCGCCTTGGGCGTCTGGGCGTCGGAGGTCACCGGCAAGGCGCTGGGCGTGAGCGATTATGGCGGCATTGTCATCGATGAAATTATGGCCATGCTGATGGTGCTCTGCTTTACGCCGACCGATCCGCTGGCGTGGCTGATCGCTTTTGCGCTGTTCCGCCTGTTTGACATTGTCAAACCCTGGCCTATCAGCTGGTTTGACCGCCGCATCAAAGGTGGATTGGGCGTGATGCTGGACGATCTGATTGCGGCCATTTTTGCGATTGCCGGTATTTTGCTCTATTCGACCCTGATTTGATTTCCCCTCTTTAGGGGTATATGCCTGTAGAGCATGTTGAATAATGCATGCAGGCCAATACCCCGTGTTGAGTTTGTATTGATATTGCATCTCAGCTTGCTCGAGCCGCCTTTGGTTCTAAGTGCCAACCAGCAAGCAGAGCGTGTGCGAGCCAAATCTGCTTTTCTCATTTAGCTCACTGCAGGCTGATTTATTCTCGGCTTGGGTCGGCAGCAAGGCGCTCAGCTCTGTTAAAATCGGCGCATGATCAGACTAAAATCCCTTACCTTGCGTCGCGGTGTCAAAGTTCTTTTGAACCGCGTTGATTTAACCTTGAACCCCGGCTCGAAAACCGGCGTGGTTGGCGCCAATGGCGCTGGCAAATCCAGCTTTTTTGCGCTGTTGCGCGATGAAATCCATGCCGACGAAGGCAATCTGGAAATGCCGCCGCGCGCGGCCATCGCGCATGTTGCGCAGGAAACCCCGGCGCTGGCCTGCTCGGCACTGGATTATGTCCTCGATGGCGATGTTGAATTGCGTCGCATCGAAGCCGATTTACTGGCTGCGGATGCCAGCGAAGAACATGATGGCCTGCGTCACGGTGAATTGCTGGCCCAGCTTGAAGCGATTGATGGCTATTCCGCGCCTGCGCGGGCGGGCAAATTGCTCGCTGGTCTTGGCTTTAGCGTCGAAGAAATCTCCCGCCCGGTTTCCAGCTTTTCCGGCGGCTGGCGCATGCGTTTGAATCTGGCGCAAGCACTGATGTGCCGCTCTGATTTGCTCTTGCTTGACGAGCCGACCAATCACCTGGATCTGGAAACGGTTGTCTGGCTGGAAAACTGGCTTAAATCCTACCGCGGTATGTTGCTGATTATTTCGCATGACCGTGATTTTCTTGATTCAACTGTCGGGCAAATTCTGCACGTCGAGAATGCCGAGCTGACGCTCTACACCGGCAATTACGCCGATTTTGAAAATCAGCGTGCCGAAAAGCTGGCGCTGCAATCACAATCCTACGAAAAACAGCAACGGCAAATTGCCCATCTGGAAAGCTTTATTACCCGCTTTAAAGCCAAGGCCAGCAAGGCCAAGCAGGCGCAAAGCCGGGTCAAAGCGCTGGAAAAGATGGAACGCATCGCCGCCGCGCACGTGGATTCGCCATTTACTTTTGCTTTTCGCGAGCCAGATTCTTCACCCAGCCCGCTGGTGCGACTGGAAGACGCGCAAGCTGGCTATGCAGCCGAAAAACCGATTTTGCGCGATCTGGAGCTGAGTCTGGAAAATAAAGCCCGCCTCGGTTTGCTGGGGGTTAATGGCGCGGGTAAATCGACTTTTATCCGTTCGCTGGCCGGTGAGCAGCCATTGCTCAAAGGCGTGCGCACCGAAGGTAAGGGGTTAAAAGTGGGCTATTTTGCTCAGCATCAGCTCGAATACCTGCGCCTTGAAGAGTCAGCGCTGTGGCATATGCAAAATCTGGACCCCAAAACACGCGAGCAGGAGCATCGCAATTTTCTGGGTGGTTTTAATTTTCACGGCGATATGGCCACTTGTCCGGTGGCGCCGTTTTCCGGCGGCGAAAAAGCCCGGCTGGCGCTGGCCTTGCTGATCTGGCAAAAACCCAATTTATTGCTACTCGATGAGCCAACAAATCACTTGGACATCGAAATGCGCGAAGCGCTGACGTTTGCGCTGCAGGATTTCGAGGGCGCGCTGATTGTCGTATCGCATGATCGCCACTTGCTGCGTGCAACGGTGGATGATTTCTGGCTGATTGAAAATGGCTCTGTACGGCCATTCGACGGCGATCTGGATGATTACACGCGCTATAGCCAGGAGCAGCGCAACGCTCAGGACAAAGCGGCCAAACCCATAGCACCAGCTGCATCCGGTGAGGCGGTGAATCGCAAAGAGCAAAAGCGCCAAGAAGCGCAAGAACGCCAGAAATTGGCCGAATTGCGCAAGCCGCTGGAAAAAAAGCGCGAAAAAAACGAAAAGGAAATGGCCAAAGCGCATGAGTTGCAAGCGCAAATCGCCGGGCAGCTCGCTGATGAAACCTTATACAGCGTCGAGAAAAAAGACCAGCTGCAGCAGGTACTCAAACAGGAAGCCGATTTAAAAGCCAAGGTGGAGACGCTGGAGCTGGAATGGCTGGAGCTGACCGAGCAGATTGAGGCGATTTAAGGCTGCTCTCTAAGGCGGGGTATTGCCCTCTAGGCTAAATCTCGATTGGCTTGCGGCAATATACCTACCCATTTTTTGTGTTTAAGGGCTTGGTGTACAGAGCTGATCCTTTATTTTCACACCAAGCTGACAACAACAGGAAGAAATTGCAGCGGGTTGCCAGGGTTTTACATTACACTTTCATCCTTTCCCGATGATTACTTTCAAGGTTTAAAGACGATGAAAAAGTTAATGCTAACCATACTAATTGCTAGCTGCATGGCGACTGCACAAGCCAGATTGGATGAAGGCGCTGATGCCTACGAGGCCGGAAACTATGCGCTTGCGTTAAAAGAGTTTCAAGCGCTGGCCAAAAAAGGCAACGCCACCGCGCAATACAACCTGGCTCAAATGTACCGTAAAGGTAAAGGCGTGCCAGCCAATGATGCTCAAGCCGTGAGCTGGTATCGCAAAGCAGCAGAGCAAGGTTATGGCGATGCGCAGTTTAATCTCGGCTTTATGTATGCCAACGGCAAAGGCATCAAGCAGGACTATGTCCAGGCCGCAAACTGGTACCGCAAAGCGGCTGAGCAAAATTATGCCTATGCACAATTTAACCTTGGTTATATGTACGAGAACGGTCAAGGCATGAAGCGGGACTACGAGCAAGCATTGCTGTGGTATCGTGCTGCGGCTGAACAAGAGCACGCTGGAGCCCAAACCAATCTCGGCTATTTGTACCAAAACGGATTAGGTGTACCAAAAGACTTCAAACAAGCAATTTACTGGTATCGCGCAGCAGCAGAACAAGGTGATACGACAGCGCAGAACAATCTTGGCCTGCTATATGGTAGCGGTCATGGCGTGAAGCAGGATTATGCCCAAGCAGTGAGCTGGTTTCGAAAAGCCGCCGAGCTGGGGGATACCGAAGCGCAAAACAACCTTGGCTTTATGTACGCCAATGGCCAAGGGGTGCCGCAGAACAAAGTGATTGCCTATGCGCTCTATGCACTGGCTGCCCCAGATTTGAACCATGCCCGAGAGAATCGAGACTTAACCGCCTCGAAGCTAACAGAAAAGCAAATACAAGCTGCTCAAACACTGGGCAAGGAAATGGTCAAACCTAATAATTTAAACAACGCCATTGCGGCCTATTTGAAAAAACCCGTGTAGCGCCTGATGGGTATTGCCCTGTGAGTCAATCTCAGGTTGCCTTATAGGGTAATACATAAGGAGAGTATTTTGCGTTCGACCACATCGATTGTGCTGGTCTGGCTGCTGGTTTGCGGCCTGATTTATTGGGCGTTTGATGCGCTCATCTTAAAGCAGCACAACCCCAATTCGCTGCGCATTACCGCCAATCAGGGGCAGACTCTGGTTTTGAAGCGTTCGCGCGATGGGCATTTTCGCTTGAGCGCGATGATGAATCAGGAGCCGGTGGTCTTGCTGATCGATACGGGCGCCAGCATGGTCACCGTGGGTGAGGAGTTGGCCAATCGGCTCAAGTTGCCGCGCGGCGAAGCGTTTATTACGCAAACGGCCAATGGTGAAACCAGCGCGTACTGGTCACAGGTGACGCAAATGTCGCTGGGGCCATACATGCTGGAAAACGTTAGGGTAGGGGTGGTGCCGCGATTGGGCGATGAGGCTTTGCTGGGGATGAATGTCTTAAAGAATTTCTCGGTGCAGATTGCCGGCGATGAAATGACCATTAAGTCATTGGAATAAAAACGAATTATTAGAATGCAGCCAGCTCGACTTCTGGCGACTGATCCATCAGCTCCAGATGCAATAAATGATCAACCCGCTTCATGACTTCATTCGCTGCAATTAAATATTGCGCAATAGCAGCGCTTAAATCATCACCATATTCGCTAGGGCGTAAAGGCATTTTTCAATCCGATAAAACAATTACTATGCTTTTTATATCGGCATTTGCGCGGTTTTCTTTAGCTTTTTTGCGCCCTTTGCTGTGATTTGCTTCATACAAACATCGATCATTGATTACATAAAAAAGCCCCTTGGCAAATGCAAGGGGCTTTTTCACTACTGCTTCTTGTTGCTGAAAAGACAATTACTGACCGTAGGTTTCTTTGTATTCACGACCGTAGAAGCTATCGAGCAAGACTTGCTTGAGTTCGCTAATCAATGGGAAACGCGGATTAGCGCCAGTACATTGATCATCAAATGCTTCTTCGGCAATACGATCAACTTTAGCCAGGAAGTCCGCCTCGTTCACGCCAGCGTCTTTAATTGAAGCTGGAATATTCAAGGTGGCTTTCAATTCGTCTACCCATGCGATCAGTGCCGCGACTTTCTGATCGTCATTTTTGCCTTGCAGGCCCAAATGCTCGGCAATATCTGCATAACGGCATTTCGCTTGTGGTCTATCGTATTGGCTAAACGCAGTTTGTTTGGTCGGAATATCTACCGCGTTGTAACGAATGACGTTGCTGATCAGCAGGGCGTTCGCCAAGCCGTGTGCCAGGTGGAACTCGGCACCGATTTTGTGCGCCATTGAGTGACACACACCCAGGAAGGCATTGGCAAAGGCCACACCAGCGATCGTCGCAGCATTGTGTACGCCTTCACGCGCTGCTGGATCTTTCGCGCCGTTGATGTAGGCCGATGGCAAGTGTTGTTGTAGCAGTTTCAAGGCTTGCAGCGCTTGTGGATCGCTAAACTCGTTCGCCAATACGGATACATAAGCTTCCAAAGCGTGAGTAACCGCATCGATGCCGCCAAAGGCAGTCAACGATTTAGGCATATTCATGACCAGGTTCGGATCGACGATGGCCATGTTTGGCGTCAATTCGTAATCGGCAATTGGGTATTTCATGCCGGTTTTTTCGTCGGTCACCACCGCAAATGGCGTTACTTCCGAGCCCGTGCCTGAAGTGGTTGGAATCGCAACCAGTTCAGCTTTAACGCCCATTTTCGGGAATTTATAAATCCGTTTGCGAATGTCCATAAAGCGCAGCGCCAAATCTTCAAACGCGACATCGGGATGCTCGTACATCACCCACATGATTTTCGCTGCATCCATGGGTGAGCCGCCGCCCAGCGCAATGATTACATCTGGCTTGAAGCTGTTGAGCATCGCCACGCCTTTGCGTACTACGGCCAGCGTTGGATCAGCTTCAACTTCATGGAAAACTTCAACTTCCAAGCCGTTCTGTTTCAGAATGCGAATCGTCTCATCAACGTAACCGTTATTGAATAAGTAACGGTCAGTCACAATCGCAGCGCGTTTTTTGTTTGACAGCTCTTCAAGTGCAACTGACAAGCTACCGCGGCGGAAGTAAATGCTTTTTGGAAGTTTATGCCACAACATATTTTCAGCCCGTTTAGCGACAGTTTTCTTGTTGATCAGGTGTTTTGGCCCCACGTTTTCAGAAATCGAGTTGCCGCCCCATGAACCACAACCCAGCGTCAGTGACGGCGCGAGCTTGAAGTTATACAGGTCACCGATACCGCCTTGTGAAGATGGGGTATTGATCAAAATACGCGCCGTTTTCATTTTGTCGCCAAAGTAAGCAATGCGCTCGCCTTGCAAATCTTGGTCGGTATACAGCGATGATGTGTGCCCAATCCCGCCCAGTGCAACCAGTGCTTCAGCTTTGTGGACTGCATCAAAGAAATCTTTGGCGCGGTACATGGCCAGAGTAGGGGAGAGCTTCTCGTGGGCAAAGGCTTCTTCTTCACCCACTGAAGCTACTTCACCAATCAATACTTTGGTATACGGTGGCACTTTGATGCCAGCCATTTCGGCGATTTTCAGTGCAGATTGACCAACGATATTGGCATTCAAATTGCCATCTTTCAGAATCACTTTGCGCACAGCTTCAGTGTCTTTCTTATTCAGAATGTAGCCACCGTTCGCGTTAAAGCGCTCTTTCACTTGATCGTAAATGCTGTCAACAATGATGACCGATTGCTCAGAAGCACAGACAACGCCGTTGTCGAATGTTTTTGACATCAAAATCGAGGCTACTGCACGTTTAATATCAGCAGTTTCATCAATGACGACTGGGGTATTGCCCGCACCGACACCAATGGCGGGTTTTCCAGAGCTATACGCCGCCTTCACCATGCCTGGGCCGCCAGTGGCCAGGATCAGATTCAGGTCTGGGTGTTTCATTAGATGATTTGATAATTCTACGGTTGGCTCATCAATCCAACCAATAATATCGCGTG encodes the following:
- a CDS encoding riboflavin synthase, yielding MFTGIIQAVGQIEDVKTFDGGVQLTVNAADLDMSNVVLGDSIAHSGACMTVIELIPPNRYKIDVSDESLRCTVGLSEAGGKVNLEKALRLGDMLGGHMVSGHVDGVGKVISFEPVGENRELVICAPKNLAKYLAAKGSVVVNGVSLTTNTVRDTADGCVFSINLIPHTLTVTTLGQLIAGASVNLEIDLIARYVERMVSSGTVQIGVTSA
- the ribBA gene encoding bifunctional 3,4-dihydroxy-2-butanone-4-phosphate synthase/GTP cyclohydrolase II; translation: MSQISPVHEIVAELKAGRMVVLVDEEDRENEGDLVLAADFVTPEAINFMAKFGRGLICLTLTPERCKTLNLSTMVSSNGSSFGTNFTASIEAAEGVSTGISAHDRALTIRKAVAFDAKASDVVSPGHIFPVMAQPGGVLVRAGHTEAGCDLAMMAGLTPASVICEIMNDDGTMARLPELLVFAQEHNLKIGTIADLINYRSRTETLIECVGRRPVRTFAGEFELAVYRDKLTSATHLALVKGQPCADEDTLVRVHEPLSVIDWLDLDARSHSWSIESALQAIEQAGKGVMVLLHRAEDGSDLLARALPELKLNKPQKWDMRTYGIGAQMLKDLGVGRMRLMSPERKIPSMTGFGLEITGFYQTE
- the ribH gene encoding 6,7-dimethyl-8-ribityllumazine synthase; the protein is MSVEGIALIKPDLSGTGLRIGVVMSRFNTPICEGLRDNCLDELIKLGVAPQDILLSSVAGALEIPLVLQTMAASERFDALIALGAIIRGETYHFELVANESGAGVTRVTLDFGLPIANCILTTETDEQAEVRVIEKAREAARVAVETANLVKALQA
- the nusB gene encoding transcription antitermination factor NusB, translated to MKSARRRAREFAVQGVYQYLMSHDTVNNIDLYLRGSSTYFTKADANLYRAILFGVIKDAAKLTSALEPHVDRPLEEVSTVELAVLYTGAFEIMSMPETPYPVIINEAIELTKTYGGSDGHRFVNGVLDKLAELVRSTEFAAIRAKRQG
- the thiL gene encoding thiamine-phosphate kinase, translating into MNEFDLIARYFTRPTLPLQHADLGVGDDAALMSVSAGHQLAVSADMLVAGRHFFADADPERLGHKCLAVNLSDLAAMGARPTWFTLSLALPQINPDWLAAFSRGLFALADEHQIELVGGDTTRGPLTIAIQVAGEVPQGRAMLRSGAQVGDDIWVTGPLGGAAAAVMHRTGRAQLPVDIARQCDLRLDLPQPRVAFGRAIAAYAHAALDISDGLAGDLRHICQRSQCRAQIRIDDVPAAPQLSHLPAALALEAKLAGGDDYELCFTAPQSARQQIAAIATHCGLSASRIGSILPASAQTEPLQFLDSNDQPLALSFGGFDHFKTT
- a CDS encoding phosphatidylglycerophosphatase A family protein, whose protein sequence is MPISASSDKKQPPQLKPDLGFVFSHPAHWLAFGFGSGLASKAPGTWGTLVALPIMAALQWLLPNPVIFAFCIPLFALGVWASEVTGKALGVSDYGGIVIDEIMAMLMVLCFTPTDPLAWLIAFALFRLFDIVKPWPISWFDRRIKGGLGVMLDDLIAAIFAIAGILLYSTLI
- a CDS encoding ATP-binding cassette domain-containing protein — encoded protein: MIRLKSLTLRRGVKVLLNRVDLTLNPGSKTGVVGANGAGKSSFFALLRDEIHADEGNLEMPPRAAIAHVAQETPALACSALDYVLDGDVELRRIEADLLAADASEEHDGLRHGELLAQLEAIDGYSAPARAGKLLAGLGFSVEEISRPVSSFSGGWRMRLNLAQALMCRSDLLLLDEPTNHLDLETVVWLENWLKSYRGMLLIISHDRDFLDSTVGQILHVENAELTLYTGNYADFENQRAEKLALQSQSYEKQQRQIAHLESFITRFKAKASKAKQAQSRVKALEKMERIAAAHVDSPFTFAFREPDSSPSPLVRLEDAQAGYAAEKPILRDLELSLENKARLGLLGVNGAGKSTFIRSLAGEQPLLKGVRTEGKGLKVGYFAQHQLEYLRLEESALWHMQNLDPKTREQEHRNFLGGFNFHGDMATCPVAPFSGGEKARLALALLIWQKPNLLLLDEPTNHLDIEMREALTFALQDFEGALIVVSHDRHLLRATVDDFWLIENGSVRPFDGDLDDYTRYSQEQRNAQDKAAKPIAPAASGEAVNRKEQKRQEAQERQKLAELRKPLEKKREKNEKEMAKAHELQAQIAGQLADETLYSVEKKDQLQQVLKQEADLKAKVETLELEWLELTEQIEAI
- a CDS encoding tetratricopeptide repeat protein produces the protein MKKLMLTILIASCMATAQARLDEGADAYEAGNYALALKEFQALAKKGNATAQYNLAQMYRKGKGVPANDAQAVSWYRKAAEQGYGDAQFNLGFMYANGKGIKQDYVQAANWYRKAAEQNYAYAQFNLGYMYENGQGMKRDYEQALLWYRAAAEQEHAGAQTNLGYLYQNGLGVPKDFKQAIYWYRAAAEQGDTTAQNNLGLLYGSGHGVKQDYAQAVSWFRKAAELGDTEAQNNLGFMYANGQGVPQNKVIAYALYALAAPDLNHARENRDLTASKLTEKQIQAAQTLGKEMVKPNNLNNAIAAYLKKPV
- a CDS encoding retropepsin-like aspartic protease family protein, whose amino-acid sequence is MRSTTSIVLVWLLVCGLIYWAFDALILKQHNPNSLRITANQGQTLVLKRSRDGHFRLSAMMNQEPVVLLIDTGASMVTVGEELANRLKLPRGEAFITQTANGETSAYWSQVTQMSLGPYMLENVRVGVVPRLGDEALLGMNVLKNFSVQIAGDEMTIKSLE
- the adhE gene encoding bifunctional acetaldehyde-CoA/alcohol dehydrogenase, which translates into the protein MAVTNVQELDALVARVKKAQQLFSTFSQEQVDEIFRVAALAAADARLPLSKMAVAETGMGIVEDKVIKNHFASEYIYNAYKNEKTCGILSVDDAFGTMTIAEPIGIICGIVPTTNPTSTAIFKALIALKTRNGIIFSPHPRARKSTCEAARLVLEAAVSAGAPRDIIGWIDEPTVELSNHLMKHPDLNLILATGGPGMVKAAYSSGKPAIGVGAGNTPVVIDETADIKRAVASILMSKTFDNGVVCASEQSVIIVDSIYDQVKERFNANGGYILNKKDTEAVRKVILKDGNLNANIVGQSALKIAEMAGIKVPPYTKVLIGEVASVGEEEAFAHEKLSPTLAMYRAKDFFDAVHKAEALVALGGIGHTSSLYTDQDLQGERIAYFGDKMKTARILINTPSSQGGIGDLYNFKLAPSLTLGCGSWGGNSISENVGPKHLINKKTVAKRAENMLWHKLPKSIYFRRGSLSVALEELSNKKRAAIVTDRYLFNNGYVDETIRILKQNGLEVEVFHEVEADPTLAVVRKGVAMLNSFKPDVIIALGGGSPMDAAKIMWVMYEHPDVAFEDLALRFMDIRKRIYKFPKMGVKAELVAIPTTSGTGSEVTPFAVVTDEKTGMKYPIADYELTPNMAIVDPNLVMNMPKSLTAFGGIDAVTHALEAYVSVLANEFSDPQALQALKLLQQHLPSAYINGAKDPAAREGVHNAATIAGVAFANAFLGVCHSMAHKIGAEFHLAHGLANALLISNVIRYNAVDIPTKQTAFSQYDRPQAKCRYADIAEHLGLQGKNDDQKVAALIAWVDELKATLNIPASIKDAGVNEADFLAKVDRIAEEAFDDQCTGANPRFPLISELKQVLLDSFYGREYKETYGQ